The genomic region GAGATCCCTAAGGGTGTCACTGAGAAACCGTATGTGGAGAGGCTTGTTTTGGTGTACCAGAACCTGGGCAATTGGTCAATGGTGTATTACCCGTTACAGGGTTACTCTTACTTAGCTCCATTGATCGGTCTTCTTGCTTATGATGCTGGCAACCTAGCAGCGAAAAATCTGCCAGAATTGAATATCAGTGCATCTGGTGATCCAATAATGATCAAATTCCAGGATGTGAAACCGACTCCTGCTGGGACAGTGGCAAAGTGTGTTTTGTTCGATTTGAATGGTTCAGTCAATTTCAGCAATGTGGAATCAGGCAATATGTGTTCAGCAGTTCAACAAGGGCACTTCTCCATAGCGGTTAAGTCCATTGCTCCTTCTCCAGCACCAGTCTCTCCAAGTCCCACCCCTGCTGGTGAAAGTCCAAACGTGACCCCAGTGCCTAGTGGTAGACGAAAGAAGAAGAGTAATTCGAAAGTGTGGATAATTGTTGGGTCTGTGCTGGGTGGTTTAGCATTGTTGGCATTGTTGTCGTTCTTAGTACTATGGGGGAAAAAGTACAGGGAAAGGAAGAATTTGCAACGGATGGAGAGGGCAGCAGATGTAGGAGAAGCCTTGCAAATGACCTCAGTTGGAGATGCAAGGGCACCCGCAGCAACATTTACGCGAACACAACCGACCATTGAGACTGAATATGTTCCTTGATTCCTCCCACCACCATTTTGTACAAGCTTCCAGTTCTTTCCTACCACCATTCAACATTCAAAGTTCAATTCGTGTATTCAGAAATTCGTCCAGTCACACCTTTTTATGGTGGCGCCTCCTTCATCTACGCGCTACGCTTCGCTTCTTCTTTGGTAGATTCTTTGTGTCACTGTGGGTAATCTAGGATTTTTTATGTAAATCTGTTGTCATTCACTGATAGTTTTACTATGATTCATTGTTGGTGTGGAACTGTGAATTTAGCCGAAAAGTGATTCCTGTATGTGATGAATTTAGTTGTTTCATTGAGAAGAAATCATAAGTTTCATTTGCAATCTCATTTAGTTGTTTCCTTTTAACTTGTAAGAATATGATTCTGTCATCCAAGTTTTGGGTAACTAGTTTATGACCTCTGGATTTTGATTTGACTTGGGAGCAAAAGTGACACTATTTTTTATATCTAAGCAATTTTTTGGATGTTGCTACCTACGCTCTGGTACACCACCGTTGCATCTCAAATGAATAACGTCATGCTATGTGTTTTCTTGCTTTCAAACGACAATGCACGTTGGTTTGGGATGTCACGGTAGTGTACCGGAGGTGTAGGAAACTGTTTAGCTGTgagttgttacttttgattaaATCAATTTATAATATGAGATTGCAAATGGCAGAGGAATCCTTgctttctattttctttgttcCAAGCGCTGTCAGCTGTAGTTTTGTCTTTGCCCTCCTCCACCTACCATATttcaattatatttaatttttctagaGAAGATATTGTATattacaattaattaattaatattatatattactttattttatatatatatgaatttcaGGTCCTTAGTTTTCTGTATTAATTGGGATTCTGTATTCGTTGGCTCCTCTTTTTGTTTTAAATGCGGGTATTAATAAAACACAATAATAACTGATAAACAAAGAATAATGTGGCACCCAACAGCCCAACTCAAACGCAAGAGTGGGTCTAAGTGTAAGTGTCAAGGAATTGAATGTGCACCAATCATTTTCTTCCACCTCCTTATTTTATAATTCATAAAATATGAGGGACAAGTGCATTTTGCTCACCGCTCTAAAGTGGTGGTAAGAAGTGGCGTTGATACTTATCATCTTATTAATTACtattagattagtttaaatttcgagatttttgtagaaaataaattcagtcaaactcatctaacgataATCGATGGGATGATGAGCATTACCATCACTGTATTTGgcatttgtttcatattttgatTACACACCTAGTAAATGAAAGTTGTAAGTGCTTATCGATTATATAGGAGGTTTTTAAAAGAAGCACCTTGTCAAACGCT from Pyrus communis chromosome 9, drPyrComm1.1, whole genome shotgun sequence harbors:
- the LOC137745694 gene encoding uncharacterized protein, which translates into the protein MGLLLRSLAMLFIVICFSWLPDVSAQSSGGSARSLDALLQDYAYRAFVHPKTGVIYNGSVPLNLTGIQIAAMRLRSGSLYRRGVNMYKEFEIPKGVTEKPYVERLVLVYQNLGNWSMVYYPLQGYSYLAPLIGLLAYDAGNLAAKNLPELNISASGDPIMIKFQDVKPTPAGTVAKCVLFDLNGSVNFSNVESGNMCSAVQQGHFSIAVKSIAPSPAPVSPSPTPAGESPNVTPVPSGRRKKKSNSKVWIIVGSVLGGLALLALLSFLVLWGKKYRERKNLQRMERAADVGEALQMTSVGDARAPAATFTRTQPTIETEYVP